CGTGAACAGCCAATGCATGAATACATCAATAACGGCCGCGGTATCCGCCTTCAGGCTTTCCGGATAACATTCCTGCGGATAATGATATTCCGCTTTGGTGAATATCTTGTAGATACCGGGGTCAAGTTCCTCAAAAGAATATTTACCGTTGGCATCGGTCGTATCAATGCATACATCGGTCGTGTCGTAATCGGGGATCATGTGCACGATCGCTCCGGGGATAATGTCATCAGGACCATATACCGTGCCGCTCAGGTGCGCCTTGAGCTTGTTGTCCGGATCATATTCGTTGTCATGCGGCGGGTTCAAGCAGGCGACCACAGCGACAAGCAGCAGGGCAATACATAAGAGGCCGCGGGGATAACTAGCTAACAAATCATGAATCAATGCTTTCATGGCATCCTCCTTTACCTAAAACCTGCAAATGTAACCAAAACCAATGTGTTCGGCGTCGACATCACAGTACATATGGTCTTTCAACAACTCATTCATGGATGACCCGGTCTTTGCCCTGGAAAAAAAGATATCGTACGCGTTGTAGAGATACAAGCCCCCCAGGCATAGCCAGGACGTAAAAGCTATGTTATCCCATCGTTTGTAAGCCTTATAAGCATTCTCAATTGCGTCCGGATCGCCCGGCTCAGCATCAAGATAAGCCTGATGTTTGACCTCCATCACCAGCGAACTGATGATAGAAGAAGACCACAGTACGCCGGTTGTGACCATTAACATGGTGCCTTTACCACTTTGGCCCCGGTCCCTCTGCCCCAAGCCCGGCAGGCAGCAGGATCCAACGGTTGAAAAGCAACTGCGCCCTTCTGCGGGCGCGGCTGTGACCGGCTTGACCGGTGGTTTTACCGGCGGTTTGACCGCGATCTCGGATTTTACCTCTTCAAACACCTTTATGATCTTGGGCGATACGGTCAGGGGGTCCAGTTCCATTTTGGGATCAAGGGCGAGTGCCTTGCGGAACTGTTCTTTCGCTTTTCCGGTCTCGCCGAACGCCACGTAGCTGAAAGCCAGGTACTTGTACGCTTCCACCTGATCGATCTGGTTGAGCTGTTTTAAGAAGGTCAGCGCTTTTTCCAATTCGGTTATCGCCTTTTCATAGTCTCCGCCGTTGTAATAGGTCTTCGCGTATTCAAGTAGCTTTACCAAAGAATCACCCGATACTTGCTGGGCATAGCCGACACCGGCCAGCCCGATGATCAATATGATCGCAGTTTTTTTTATCATCCTACCTCCTATTTTTACCTTTATTTTGACACCAATTCCACTGACTTTTTCAGCATTTTGTTAGGTGGGATCTCGATCGTCTCTTCATAAACCCTATAATTAGGATTGACCAGCTTCAGAACATGCTTCCCGGTTGAAAGTTTGATCGGCTCGGCAATGGGAGTCGTCTCAATGAACTTCCCGTCGATGTAGACATCGGCCCAGGGCTTGACCGTCAGCTTGAGCATTCCTTCGATATTTTCAAGTTTCACGTCGATCGTAACGGTCTGCCCCGGTTTGAAATCATAACTTTTTTGCCATACCTTGAGA
The sequence above is a segment of the bacterium genome. Coding sequences within it:
- a CDS encoding tetratricopeptide repeat protein; this translates as MIKKTAIILIIGLAGVGYAQQVSGDSLVKLLEYAKTYYNGGDYEKAITELEKALTFLKQLNQIDQVEAYKYLAFSYVAFGETGKAKEQFRKALALDPKMELDPLTVSPKIIKVFEEVKSEIAVKPPVKPPVKPVTAAPAEGRSCFSTVGSCCLPGLGQRDRGQSGKGTMLMVTTGVLWSSSIISSLVMEVKHQAYLDAEPGDPDAIENAYKAYKRWDNIAFTSWLCLGGLYLYNAYDIFFSRAKTGSSMNELLKDHMYCDVDAEHIGFGYICRF